Proteins from a single region of Candidatus Dadabacteria bacterium:
- the rplA gene encoding 50S ribosomal protein L1: MATRGKRYRGLYEKIEKSSSSSVDEAVEIIKQTRSAKFDESVDIAVKLGIDPKQADQQIRGSLVLPHGTGKDLRVLVFAKDEKAAEAKEAGADYAGFQDMLDKIENEHWLEFDVAIATPDVMAEVGKLGKFLGPRGLMPAPKMGTVTNDVAKVVKESKSGRVEIKNDKGSVIHAQVGRSSFDAQKIRENMVFVLSWLRKMKPQSSKGDFFRKVSVSNTMGPSVNIDLSSVREAVKGFEGGM, from the coding sequence GTGGCAACAAGAGGAAAAAGATACAGGGGGCTTTACGAAAAGATTGAAAAAAGCTCCTCAAGCAGTGTTGACGAGGCGGTGGAGATTATAAAGCAAACGCGCTCGGCAAAGTTTGACGAATCAGTGGACATAGCTGTCAAACTGGGTATTGACCCCAAACAGGCGGACCAGCAGATAAGAGGGTCGCTTGTTTTGCCTCACGGCACAGGCAAAGACCTCAGGGTTCTGGTGTTTGCCAAGGATGAAAAAGCCGCCGAAGCAAAAGAGGCGGGAGCGGACTATGCGGGCTTTCAGGATATGCTTGACAAGATAGAAAATGAACACTGGCTTGAGTTTGACGTCGCCATAGCAACGCCGGACGTGATGGCCGAAGTGGGAAAACTTGGGAAATTTCTTGGCCCCCGGGGGCTTATGCCGGCTCCGAAAATGGGAACGGTAACAAACGATGTGGCCAAAGTGGTGAAAGAGTCAAAAAGCGGAAGAGTTGAGATCAAAAACGACAAAGGCAGCGTTATTCATGCCCAGGTCGGCAGGAGTTCCTTTGACGCCCAGAAGATAAGGGAGAACATGGTGTTTGTTCTCTCGTGGCTCCGCAAAATGAAACCGCAGTCTTCAAAAGGGGATTTTTTCAGAAAGGTGAGCGTGTCAAACACAATGGGCCCCTCGGTAAACATTGACCTTTCAAGCGTCAGGG